In one Kitasatospora cineracea genomic region, the following are encoded:
- a CDS encoding ATP-binding cassette domain-containing protein gives MKPAQTATVEPPAGTDPRTAGGGAPEPAAPTPKPTPTPTSKRKKPRRHLRTPVVPQMEEQDCGAACLAVVLGAFGRRVTLNEASRACGVSRDGVSAAAVARAAGRYGLLARGRRVVRREDERLEGLDAVPVPSMVLVTGPHFAVFEGVKRGRVYVNDPSLGSYSATPAEFWESFAGIAVGFEPGPDFERGGRRFPLLRSLGARLRPYVWPMLVAVLVGMLMTVPGVASAFLLRTYLSAVVNGGASGWAVPLTLAGLTVTGLVLAGNWLRSAMVNRVLEAMAARSSAAFLWRMLRLPGAFFHRRQLGGLVTRVQLNDGLANLLSYRVAAAASSLAAAAVHLTALLWLAPKLAAIPLAVAALDALALRSADRRRGGMIHRLHAEGHKRDGVAFAGVSAIETVKAEGAEDALFRSWAGWQARAAHTGQRVAETVLVPLSLPGALNSAAAAAAVIAGTALLLAGSLSFGTLLAFLLLLNGFLLPVSQLVGTGAEFTVARAQNALLEDIETSEVDPYLAPVLDTPAEPVRLRGELELRDLEFGYDPNRPPALAGISLRIAPGEWVAVVGGSGSGKSTLARLAAGVLRPWKGEVLLDGRPRDDWHRGVVTGQVAYVEQQLRLFEGTVRENLTLWDPSADEDTLHRALADAEATELVRRRGGLDAPIDEDARNWSGGERQRLEIARALALDPALIVLDEATSALDAHTEAAVNAHLRRRGTSCLVLAHRLSTIQAADRVVVIREGRIVQQGPPAELAEQDGPYRDLLRESAPAEPTGPATNGTAAADAGREPAAAGASGASETAAPAAGTSCGPVAANVARSRGETAGVRPSGAAASGSVPEGTSPPENGHEAAATGPTTPAAGGTSTARPGRAAGGTPAPAAGGTPAARPGRAAGGTLAPAAGGTSTARPGRAAGGTLAPAVGGTPAARPGRAAGGTLAPAAGGTSTARPGRAAGGTPAPAAGGTPAARPARAAGASPGPGAAVETATAPKPAKAPKPSRAPKPSRAPKTTKTTQSTQSTQNRPARTEEQA, from the coding sequence ATGAAGCCCGCGCAGACCGCCACCGTCGAACCACCCGCCGGAACCGACCCGCGCACCGCCGGCGGCGGCGCCCCCGAGCCCGCAGCACCGACGCCGAAGCCGACGCCGACGCCGACTTCGAAGCGCAAGAAGCCGCGCAGGCACCTGCGCACGCCCGTGGTGCCGCAGATGGAGGAGCAGGACTGCGGGGCGGCCTGCCTCGCCGTGGTGCTCGGCGCGTTCGGGCGGCGGGTGACGCTCAACGAGGCGTCCCGGGCCTGCGGGGTCAGCCGGGACGGGGTCAGCGCCGCCGCCGTCGCCCGCGCCGCCGGGCGGTACGGGCTGCTGGCCCGCGGCCGCCGGGTGGTGCGCCGCGAGGACGAGCGGCTGGAGGGCCTCGACGCGGTGCCGGTGCCGTCGATGGTGCTGGTCACCGGCCCGCACTTCGCCGTCTTCGAGGGCGTCAAGCGCGGCCGGGTGTACGTCAACGACCCCTCGCTGGGCTCCTACTCGGCCACCCCGGCCGAGTTCTGGGAGTCGTTCGCGGGCATCGCCGTCGGCTTCGAACCCGGCCCCGACTTCGAACGCGGCGGCCGCCGCTTCCCGCTGCTGCGCTCGCTCGGCGCCCGACTGCGGCCCTACGTCTGGCCGATGCTGGTCGCGGTGCTGGTCGGCATGCTGATGACGGTGCCCGGCGTGGCCTCCGCGTTCCTGCTGCGCACCTACCTGTCCGCCGTGGTCAACGGCGGCGCGAGCGGCTGGGCGGTACCGCTCACGCTGGCCGGCCTGACCGTCACCGGACTGGTCCTGGCCGGGAACTGGCTGCGCTCCGCGATGGTCAACCGGGTGCTGGAGGCGATGGCCGCCCGCTCCTCGGCGGCCTTCCTGTGGCGGATGCTCCGACTGCCCGGCGCGTTCTTCCACCGCCGCCAACTCGGCGGCCTGGTCACCCGGGTGCAGCTCAACGACGGCCTGGCCAACCTGCTCTCCTACCGGGTGGCGGCCGCCGCCTCCTCACTGGCCGCCGCCGCCGTGCACCTCACCGCGCTGCTCTGGCTCGCCCCGAAGCTCGCCGCGATCCCGCTCGCCGTCGCCGCCCTGGACGCGCTCGCGCTGCGCTCCGCCGACCGGCGGCGCGGCGGCATGATCCACCGGCTGCACGCCGAGGGCCACAAGCGCGACGGCGTCGCGTTCGCCGGGGTCTCGGCGATCGAGACCGTCAAGGCCGAGGGCGCCGAGGACGCGCTGTTCCGCTCCTGGGCCGGCTGGCAGGCCCGCGCCGCCCACACCGGGCAGCGGGTCGCCGAGACCGTCCTGGTGCCGCTCTCGCTGCCCGGCGCGCTCAACTCGGCCGCCGCGGCCGCCGCGGTGATCGCCGGAACCGCCCTGCTGCTGGCCGGCTCGCTCTCCTTCGGCACCCTGCTGGCCTTCCTGCTGCTGCTCAACGGCTTCCTCCTCCCCGTTTCCCAACTCGTCGGCACCGGAGCCGAGTTCACCGTCGCCCGAGCCCAGAACGCCCTCCTGGAGGACATCGAGACCAGCGAGGTCGACCCGTACCTCGCCCCGGTCCTCGACACCCCGGCCGAGCCGGTCCGGCTGCGCGGCGAACTCGAACTGCGCGACCTGGAGTTCGGCTACGACCCGAACCGGCCGCCCGCCCTCGCCGGGATCTCGCTGCGGATCGCCCCCGGCGAGTGGGTCGCCGTGGTCGGCGGCAGCGGCAGCGGCAAGTCCACCCTGGCCCGGCTCGCGGCCGGCGTGCTGCGCCCCTGGAAGGGCGAGGTGCTGCTCGACGGGCGCCCCCGCGACGACTGGCACCGCGGCGTCGTCACCGGCCAGGTCGCCTACGTGGAACAGCAGTTGCGGCTCTTCGAGGGCACCGTCCGGGAGAACCTGACGCTCTGGGACCCGTCGGCCGACGAGGACACCCTGCACCGCGCCCTCGCCGACGCCGAAGCCACCGAACTGGTCCGCCGCCGCGGCGGACTGGACGCGCCGATCGACGAGGACGCCCGCAACTGGTCCGGCGGCGAACGCCAGCGCCTGGAGATCGCCAGGGCACTGGCCCTCGACCCGGCCCTGATCGTGCTCGACGAGGCCACCAGCGCCCTCGACGCCCACACCGAAGCCGCCGTCAACGCCCACCTGCGCCGCCGCGGCACCAGCTGCCTCGTCCTGGCCCACCGCCTCAGCACCATCCAGGCCGCCGACCGGGTCGTGGTGATCCGCGAGGGCCGGATCGTCCAGCAGGGCCCACCCGCCGAACTTGCCGAACAGGACGGCCCCTACCGGGACCTGCTCCGCGAGTCGGCTCCCGCCGAACCGACCGGGCCCGCCACGAACGGGACCGCCGCCGCGGACGCGGGCCGCGAGCCGGCTGCCGCCGGAGCGAGTGGGGCATCCGAGACGGCTGCGCCCGCCGCAGGCACGAGCTGCGGGCCGGTTGCCGCGAACGTGGCGCGAAGCCGGGGCGAGACCGCCGGCGTCCGTCCGTCCGGAGCCGCTGCGAGCGGAAGCGTTCCGGAGGGCACGTCGCCGCCCGAGAACGGCCACGAGGCGGCCGCTACCGGGCCGACCACCCCCGCCGCAGGCGGAACCTCCACCGCCCGTCCCGGGCGCGCCGCAGGCGGGACCCCCGCCCCCGCCGCAGGCGGAACTCCCGCTGCCCGTCCCGGGCGCGCCGCAGGCGGGACCCTCGCCCCCGCCGCGGGCGGAACCTCCACCGCCCGTCCCGGGCGCGCCGCAGGCGGGACCCTCGCCCCCGCCGTAGGCGGAACTCCCGCTGCCCGTCCCGGGCGCGCCGCAGGCGGGACCCTCGCCCCCGCCGCAGGCGGAACCTCCACCGCCCGTCCCGGGCGCGCCGCAGGCGGGACTCCCGCCCCCGCCGCAGGCGGAACTCCCGCTGCCCGTCCCGCTCGCGCCGCAGGCGCGTCGCCGGGCCCCGGGGCCGCCGTCGAGACCGCCACGGCACCCAAGCCCGCCAAGGCGCCCAAGCCCTCCCGGGCCCCCAAGCCCTCCCGGGCCCCCAAGACCACCAAAACCACCCAGTCCACCCAGTCCACCCAGAACCGCCCCGCCCGGACGGAGGAGCAGGCATGA
- a CDS encoding biotin/lipoyl-containing protein: protein MSTVTEPAAEPKAEPETAPAAAPAAASQARSQTAAVAAARAAAVLEPGLDQPVRLVGARLWLAGAALVLAVGAGASWTVWGRLPHTLTVHAVAAHGDAPVRVAAERAGSLVEFKVRPGERVAAGQVLALVGDAGLTAPAAGTVSALLAAPGDQLAPGAPVLTLDAAAAPPTVRLLLDNPKDAAKLTPGLPVLVPAPGGGAVRAVVDRVEPLPVRADSLDGTLPVAVPGLPAGPAPVWVAYARLPQGVALNGPLALDVRVDLGSRHPYQAVLGQEAKR, encoded by the coding sequence ATGAGCACCGTGACGGAGCCGGCAGCCGAGCCGAAAGCCGAGCCGGAAACCGCTCCGGCAGCCGCCCCGGCAGCGGCGTCGCAGGCGCGCTCGCAGACGGCCGCGGTCGCCGCCGCCCGCGCCGCCGCCGTGCTCGAACCCGGGCTCGACCAGCCGGTGCGGCTGGTCGGGGCCCGGCTGTGGCTGGCCGGTGCCGCGCTGGTGCTGGCCGTCGGCGCGGGCGCGAGCTGGACGGTGTGGGGGCGCCTGCCGCACACCCTGACCGTGCACGCGGTCGCCGCGCACGGGGACGCGCCCGTCCGGGTGGCCGCCGAACGCGCGGGCAGCCTGGTCGAGTTCAAGGTCCGGCCGGGCGAGCGGGTGGCCGCCGGCCAGGTGCTCGCCCTGGTCGGCGACGCCGGGCTGACCGCCCCCGCGGCCGGCACCGTCAGCGCCCTGCTGGCCGCTCCCGGTGACCAACTCGCGCCCGGCGCACCCGTGTTGACGCTGGACGCGGCCGCCGCGCCGCCCACCGTCCGGCTGCTGCTGGACAACCCGAAGGACGCCGCGAAACTCACCCCCGGCCTGCCCGTGCTCGTCCCGGCCCCCGGCGGGGGCGCGGTCCGCGCCGTCGTCGACCGGGTCGAGCCGCTGCCCGTCCGCGCCGACTCGCTCGACGGCACCCTGCCGGTCGCCGTCCCCGGCCTGCCCGCCGGCCCGGCCCCCGTCTGGGTGGCGTACGCCCGGCTCCCGCAGGGCGTCGCGCTGAACGGGCCGCTGGCGCTGGACGTCCGGGTCGACCTCGGCAGCCGGCACCCGTACCAGGCGGTGCTCGGACAGGAGGCCAAACGATGA
- a CDS encoding cytochrome P450: MDSLRHELTRFIQQPAAQQDPPALYRRLLTEAPVLDLGPLCVVSGHQEILTVLMNPGTNVDPTTVGLPRAGNTALLRVVNRMLPMRDGADHTRLKRLATAAFSHRRLEQMRERIEGTAARLLAPLIAAGSFELVADLAVPLPVAVSCAILDVPDSEQDRITGWASLVARAMLDPFGDGPEAAEIDAEFAEFHAYVEKLCAARAAAPGDDLISRLTAARGEGRLDTEELLAFVVMLLANGLETLTSGLAVAAWELIRTPGLAARVRTEPALAAAVFDEAQRLGSPVRASARALTREVALGDTVVPAGSVAMLLYAAANRDPRRFADPDRFDPDRPERGHLAFGHGPHHCLGAPLSLIAGSAVLRGLAEADAVRELSTTLTDATARRNEQFAFGGVRELPVACPPRTELMEVAA, from the coding sequence ATGGACAGCCTCCGGCACGAGCTGACGCGGTTCATCCAGCAGCCCGCCGCTCAGCAGGACCCACCCGCGCTCTACCGCCGGCTGCTGACCGAGGCGCCCGTGCTGGACCTCGGCCCGCTGTGCGTGGTCTCCGGCCACCAGGAGATCCTCACCGTCCTGATGAACCCCGGCACCAACGTCGACCCGACCACCGTCGGCCTGCCCCGGGCGGGCAACACCGCGCTGCTGCGGGTGGTCAACCGGATGCTGCCGATGCGCGACGGCGCCGACCACACCCGGCTCAAGCGGCTGGCCACCGCCGCGTTCAGCCACCGCAGGCTGGAGCAGATGCGCGAGCGGATCGAGGGCACCGCCGCCCGGCTGCTCGCCCCGCTGATCGCCGCCGGCTCCTTCGAACTCGTCGCCGACCTGGCCGTCCCGCTGCCGGTCGCCGTCTCCTGCGCCATCCTCGACGTCCCCGACTCCGAGCAGGACCGGATCACCGGCTGGGCGAGCCTGGTCGCCCGCGCGATGCTCGACCCCTTCGGCGACGGCCCCGAGGCTGCCGAGATCGACGCCGAGTTCGCCGAATTCCACGCCTACGTCGAGAAGTTGTGCGCCGCCCGGGCCGCCGCTCCCGGTGACGACCTGATCAGCCGGCTGACCGCCGCACGCGGCGAGGGCCGGCTCGACACCGAGGAGCTGCTCGCCTTCGTGGTGATGCTGCTGGCCAACGGGCTGGAGACGCTCACCTCCGGACTGGCCGTCGCCGCCTGGGAGTTGATCCGCACCCCCGGCCTGGCCGCCCGGGTGCGCACCGAACCCGCGCTGGCCGCCGCCGTGTTCGACGAGGCCCAGCGACTCGGCAGCCCCGTCCGCGCCAGCGCCCGCGCCCTGACCCGCGAGGTCGCGCTCGGCGACACCGTCGTCCCGGCCGGCAGCGTCGCCATGCTGCTGTACGCCGCCGCCAACCGGGACCCGCGCCGCTTCGCCGACCCCGACCGCTTCGACCCCGACCGCCCCGAACGCGGACACCTCGCCTTCGGCCACGGCCCGCACCACTGCCTGGGCGCCCCGCTCTCCCTGATCGCCGGCTCCGCCGTCCTGCGCGGCCTCGCCGAGGCCGACGCCGTACGGGAGTTGAGCACCACGCTGACCGACGCCACCGCCCGCCGGAACGAACAGTTCGCCTTCGGTGGGGTGCGCGAACTGCCGGTGGCCTGCCCGCCGCGCACCGAACTGATGGAGGTGGCGGCATGA
- a CDS encoding ABC transporter ATP-binding protein has protein sequence MTPLSENSPAVEVVDLRRSYGDYEAVRGISFSIARGELFALLGTNGAGKTTTLEVLEGYHPPTSGRVRVLGLDPFTAGPQVRRRTGTMLQEGGFFKELTVKETVDCWRAFTSGARPTAEVLARVALEPKAGTRVSQLSGGERRRLDLALAVLNDPELLFLDEPTTGMDPEARRSTWHLVEELRAAGTTVVLTTHYLEEAQQLADRVAIMDRGTIAAAGTVAEVLSGRGDLISLPLPPGRELAALPELLGAAPSLTGGRAVYRVPRSAPALAALHAWAADRGVELDGLEVRTGSLEDVFLDLAAASPAAVSSTAVSSPVPLGASR, from the coding sequence ATGACACCTCTTTCCGAGAATTCCCCGGCCGTGGAGGTAGTGGATCTGCGGCGCAGTTACGGCGATTACGAGGCGGTGCGCGGCATCTCCTTCTCGATCGCCCGCGGCGAACTCTTCGCCCTGCTCGGCACCAACGGTGCGGGCAAGACCACCACCCTGGAGGTGCTGGAGGGCTACCACCCGCCGACCTCCGGCCGGGTCCGGGTGCTCGGCCTGGACCCGTTCACTGCGGGCCCGCAGGTGCGCCGGCGCACCGGGACGATGCTCCAGGAGGGCGGGTTCTTCAAGGAGTTGACGGTCAAGGAGACCGTCGACTGCTGGCGCGCCTTCACCAGCGGGGCCCGGCCGACCGCCGAGGTGCTGGCGAGGGTCGCGCTGGAGCCGAAGGCCGGCACCCGGGTCTCCCAGCTGTCCGGCGGCGAGCGCCGCCGCCTGGACCTGGCGCTGGCCGTGCTGAACGACCCGGAGCTGCTGTTCCTGGACGAGCCGACCACCGGCATGGACCCGGAGGCCCGGCGCTCCACCTGGCACCTGGTCGAGGAGCTGCGGGCGGCCGGCACCACGGTGGTGCTGACCACCCACTACCTGGAGGAGGCCCAGCAGTTGGCCGACCGGGTGGCCATCATGGACCGCGGCACGATCGCCGCCGCGGGCACCGTCGCCGAGGTGCTGTCCGGCCGCGGCGACCTGATCAGCCTGCCGCTGCCGCCCGGCCGCGAACTCGCCGCGCTGCCCGAACTGCTCGGCGCCGCACCGTCGTTGACCGGCGGCCGGGCGGTCTACCGGGTGCCCCGCTCGGCGCCCGCGCTGGCCGCGCTGCACGCCTGGGCGGCGGACCGGGGCGTCGAACTGGACGGCCTGGAGGTGCGCACCGGCTCGCTGGAGGACGTCTTCCTCGACCTCGCCGCCGCCTCCCCCGCCGCTGTCTCCTCCACCGCTGTCTCCTCCCCCGTCCCCCTGGGAGCGTCCCGATGA
- a CDS encoding ABC transporter permease, whose protein sequence is MSWFTYAKGQFALDWKVFWRNRRSTFIGFLLPVLLNLVIAAPLRDKEIGGVNAAGYVAVGLLGLALVTSFVNLLGSVVSRREELVLKRLRGTECPPSAIFAGQLGAGGVVVLIQALVLGGVAVVWFGAPLPADPVLLLLTLLGGYLLFSVLAVALSGVTPSAESAPLVATPVLVLCMFGAGVFTPVAGLPGWLQGPAGALPLSPVIRGLRTAWFGREFGAETWAGGPLRELDLLRGWTAAGPSLLLLAAWLAAAAMLSRRLLRWEPRRG, encoded by the coding sequence ATGAGCTGGTTCACGTACGCCAAGGGCCAGTTCGCGCTGGACTGGAAGGTGTTCTGGCGCAACCGGCGCTCCACCTTCATCGGGTTCCTGCTGCCGGTGCTGCTCAACCTGGTGATCGCGGCGCCGCTGCGCGACAAGGAGATCGGCGGGGTGAACGCCGCCGGGTACGTGGCGGTCGGGCTGCTCGGGCTGGCCCTGGTGACCTCGTTCGTCAACCTGCTGGGCAGCGTGGTGTCGCGCCGCGAGGAACTGGTGCTCAAGCGGCTGCGCGGCACCGAGTGCCCGCCGAGCGCGATCTTCGCCGGGCAACTGGGCGCGGGCGGCGTGGTGGTGCTGATCCAGGCACTGGTGCTGGGCGGCGTCGCGGTGGTCTGGTTCGGGGCGCCGCTGCCGGCCGACCCGGTGCTGCTGCTGCTCACCCTGCTCGGCGGCTACCTGCTGTTCTCGGTGCTGGCGGTGGCCCTGTCGGGCGTGACGCCGTCCGCCGAGTCGGCGCCGCTGGTGGCCACGCCCGTCCTGGTGCTGTGCATGTTCGGCGCGGGCGTGTTCACCCCCGTCGCCGGCCTGCCCGGCTGGCTGCAGGGACCGGCCGGGGCCCTGCCGCTCTCCCCCGTGATCCGGGGACTGCGCACCGCCTGGTTCGGCCGCGAGTTCGGCGCCGAGACCTGGGCCGGCGGCCCGCTCCGGGAACTCGACCTGCTGCGCGGCTGGACGGCGGCCGGGCCCTCGCTGCTGCTGCTCGCCGCCTGGCTGGCCGCCGCCGCGATGCTCTCCCGCCGCCTGCTGCGCTGGGAGCCCCGCCGCGGCTGA
- a CDS encoding ATP-binding protein: protein MPRSRPQLSLLTLDSTPESVSGARRHTDQVLHCWHARVELSDAARLVVSELATNAVRARGGPHGFTLSLVLDRDHLLVQVGDRDPQPPRPREAGPDATGGRGLHLIDTLSSRWGYYRTAPDGKVVWAELPADAATEPAAPPHHVLVDVNQPRVPTSPPPPVNRCR from the coding sequence ATGCCCCGCAGCCGTCCACAGCTCAGCCTGCTGACGCTCGACAGCACCCCGGAGTCGGTCTCCGGCGCCCGCCGCCACACCGACCAGGTCCTGCACTGCTGGCACGCCCGGGTCGAACTCTCCGACGCCGCACGGCTGGTGGTCTCCGAACTCGCCACCAACGCGGTCCGGGCCCGCGGCGGCCCGCACGGCTTCACCCTCTCCCTGGTCCTCGACCGCGACCACCTCCTCGTCCAGGTCGGCGACCGGGACCCGCAGCCGCCCCGCCCCCGCGAAGCCGGCCCCGACGCCACCGGCGGCCGCGGCCTCCACCTGATCGACACCCTCTCCTCCCGCTGGGGCTACTACCGCACCGCCCCCGACGGCAAGGTCGTCTGGGCCGAACTCCCCGCCGACGCCGCCACCGAACCCGCCGCCCCTCCGCACCACGTCCTGGTCGACGTCAACCAGCCCCGCGTCCCCACCTCCCCGCCCCCGCCCGTCAACCGCTGCCGCTGA
- a CDS encoding helix-turn-helix domain-containing protein — translation MVSGKNLDPASSPSAFYGAEVRRLREEKGLSQSGLGELVFCSGAYIGQIEVAVRKPQADLSARLDAVLETGGHFTRLYFMVARTRHAAHFARAAELEAQAETISHYAPTLVTGLLQTADYARAVVRAAKPFAPTEAVDEAVAARLERARVLAKSAAPLLWVILHETVVRMPVGGRRVMADQLRHLTALAGAGKLLLQVLPFSAGAHAMATGSLFLMTFAEAPPVAYVEGPYSGQLLDDPAIVARCQGSYDLARAVALSPAASLALIESAAEEYAHE, via the coding sequence ATGGTCAGCGGAAAGAACCTCGACCCTGCCTCCTCCCCCAGCGCCTTCTACGGGGCGGAGGTCCGCAGGCTCCGCGAGGAGAAGGGGTTGTCCCAGAGCGGGCTGGGCGAGCTGGTCTTCTGCTCGGGCGCGTACATCGGGCAGATCGAGGTCGCGGTCCGGAAACCGCAGGCGGACCTCTCGGCGCGACTCGACGCGGTCCTGGAGACCGGCGGGCACTTCACTCGCCTCTACTTCATGGTGGCCCGCACCCGGCACGCCGCCCACTTCGCTCGGGCGGCCGAGCTGGAGGCCCAGGCCGAGACGATCTCCCACTACGCACCGACACTGGTGACAGGACTGCTCCAGACAGCCGACTACGCACGCGCTGTCGTCCGCGCGGCCAAGCCGTTCGCACCGACCGAAGCAGTGGACGAAGCAGTGGCGGCCAGGCTCGAACGGGCCCGTGTCCTGGCGAAGTCAGCAGCCCCTCTGCTGTGGGTGATCCTCCACGAAACGGTGGTCCGGATGCCCGTCGGAGGCAGGCGCGTGATGGCCGATCAGCTGCGCCACCTCACGGCGCTGGCGGGGGCGGGCAAACTCCTGCTCCAGGTGCTCCCGTTCAGCGCTGGAGCACACGCCATGGCAACAGGGTCGCTCTTCCTGATGACCTTCGCGGAGGCCCCTCCCGTGGCGTACGTCGAAGGCCCGTACTCGGGCCAGTTGCTCGACGATCCGGCCATAGTCGCCCGTTGCCAGGGGTCATACGATCTAGCCAGGGCCGTCGCGCTGTCGCCGGCGGCGTCCCTGGCCCTGATCGAGTCGGCGGCGGAGGAATACGCACATGAGTAA
- a CDS encoding DUF397 domain-containing protein: protein MSNALDLSTSTWRKSSYSGGDGGECIEVDDANPGTVRDSKDPEGPRLTFTARTWQTFVASVKAGHYPTA from the coding sequence ATGAGTAACGCTCTCGACCTCAGCACCTCCACCTGGCGCAAGTCCTCCTACAGCGGCGGCGACGGCGGCGAGTGCATCGAGGTGGACGACGCCAACCCCGGCACCGTCCGCGACTCCAAGGACCCCGAAGGCCCCCGCCTCACCTTCACCGCCCGCACCTGGCAGACCTTCGTCGCCAGCGTCAAGGCAGGTCACTACCCCACCGCATGA
- a CDS encoding DUF6879 family protein, giving the protein MLPEYRMPQEAEEFQRFRSGERFAGPFEDCWTGLIHGRRTNGRTLGRVHVVRRPLSDYLRFEFQRYCAHSARAGGNGGPRTAERPEPGPSESPSRHRKSCTGSADNSPTPPPCPVRGRSAGATPVA; this is encoded by the coding sequence ATCCTGCCCGAGTACCGGATGCCGCAAGAGGCCGAAGAATTCCAGCGGTTCCGCTCGGGCGAGCGGTTTGCCGGGCCCTTCGAGGACTGCTGGACGGGGCTGATCCACGGGCGCCGGACGAACGGGAGGACGCTCGGGCGGGTCCACGTCGTCCGTCGTCCCCTGTCGGACTACCTGCGGTTCGAGTTCCAGCGTTACTGCGCGCACAGCGCCCGGGCGGGCGGGAACGGCGGCCCCCGAACCGCAGAACGGCCTGAGCCCGGCCCGTCCGAGTCCCCATCCCGCCACCGGAAGTCATGCACTGGCTCGGCAGACAACTCGCCGACGCCCCCGCCCTGCCCCGTGCGGGGCCGCTCGGCCGGAGCAACACCCGTTGCTTGA
- a CDS encoding DUF2188 domain-containing protein yields the protein MAGQANSRDVSKRPEGWAVTKPGGQRASAVLPTQAEAVERARQILTNDGGGELRIRNTDGVIRDQRTIAPGNDPYPPKG from the coding sequence ATGGCCGGTCAGGCTAACTCCCGCGATGTGTCCAAGAGGCCGGAAGGCTGGGCCGTGACGAAGCCCGGCGGTCAGCGCGCGAGCGCTGTTCTCCCGACTCAGGCCGAGGCCGTTGAGCGTGCGCGGCAGATCCTCACCAACGATGGTGGCGGTGAGCTGCGGATTCGCAACACGGACGGCGTGATCCGCGACCAGCGCACCATCGCCCCGGGTAACGATCCGTACCCCCCGAAGGGCTGA